A genomic region of Thermomicrobiales bacterium contains the following coding sequences:
- a CDS encoding 1-acyl-sn-glycerol-3-phosphate acyltransferase, which produces MIDPIFNKEFSLRRRWKHFMFLMSRGVLLPVLRVTLRLRVAGVANIPKRGGAIVICNHLGWFDPPILDAACPRPILFMAKEEFMNYPILRWFAKQSGAFPVRRGTADRKALQHAQNLIADGLFVGMFPEGTRSKTGSLQRAFTGASLVVVRSNALVIPCIMVGTEDLPMSGTKERKRRRFWPKVRVVYGEPFRLASRMPSGERYSLDELTDAMMIEIARMLPPQYRGVYADLATQSHPAVTRETTDELAPAAR; this is translated from the coding sequence GTGATCGACCCGATCTTCAATAAGGAATTCTCGCTCAGGCGACGCTGGAAGCACTTCATGTTCCTGATGTCGCGGGGTGTTCTCCTGCCGGTGCTGCGCGTGACGTTGCGGCTGCGGGTTGCTGGCGTGGCAAACATCCCGAAGCGCGGCGGTGCGATCGTCATCTGCAACCATCTGGGCTGGTTTGATCCGCCGATCCTCGACGCAGCTTGCCCGCGCCCGATCCTCTTCATGGCCAAAGAAGAGTTCATGAACTACCCGATCCTGCGCTGGTTTGCCAAGCAATCCGGCGCGTTTCCGGTGCGCCGCGGCACCGCCGATCGCAAGGCGCTGCAGCATGCACAGAATCTCATCGCTGATGGTCTGTTCGTCGGCATGTTCCCGGAAGGAACGCGCTCGAAGACGGGCAGTCTTCAGCGCGCGTTCACCGGCGCGAGCCTCGTTGTGGTTCGATCGAACGCGCTCGTTATCCCCTGCATCATGGTCGGCACTGAGGATTTGCCGATGAGCGGCACCAAAGAACGTAAGCGTCGGCGGTTCTGGCCGAAGGTGCGGGTTGTGTACGGTGAGCCGTTTCGCCTCGCCTCGCGGATGCCGAGTGGCGAACGCTATAGCCTCGATGAGCTGACTGACGCCATGATGATCGAAATCGCGCGGATGCTGCCGCCGCAGTACCGCGGGGTCTACGCCGATCTGGCGACACAGTCGCATCCTGCCGTCACACGTGAGACGACAGACGAGCTAGCCCCAGCAGCGCGCTGA
- the hisC gene encoding histidinol-phosphate transaminase produces the protein MSVPPAQHRHVRSVIDELHPYHPVESPQDLAERLRMPLDQIVKLDSNENPYGCSLRVQEALASFDRYHYYPDAQARRTRERLAAYAGVCADKIIVSNGSDEIIDLIFLTTLDAGDEVILPTPTFGVYRARAELFGGTAVEVPRDESFDLNVDAMLAAITERTKLIVVTNPNNPTGNMATTQDIVRLLHTGVLVVVDEAYYEFAGKTVMPLTGEFDNLIVLRTFSKWAGLAGMRLGYAVFPLDVAKQLWKVKPPFNVNVAALVAAEASLDDVDYLYSTIERIRSERSRLLRQLRRQDLLTPYPSQANFLLCHVDRGDAHDIHLRLADRGVMVRAYSDPVLRDYLRISVGRPEDTTRLLTALQNIGAHV, from the coding sequence ATGAGCGTCCCACCTGCCCAACACCGACACGTTCGTTCAGTTATTGACGAGCTACACCCATACCATCCGGTCGAATCCCCGCAGGATCTCGCCGAACGGCTGCGCATGCCACTCGATCAGATCGTCAAGCTCGATTCCAACGAGAATCCGTATGGCTGTTCGCTGCGCGTTCAAGAAGCGCTCGCCAGCTTCGATCGCTATCACTATTACCCGGATGCCCAGGCGCGCCGAACACGTGAGCGGCTCGCCGCCTACGCCGGCGTCTGCGCCGACAAGATCATCGTCAGCAACGGCTCCGACGAGATCATCGACCTGATCTTTCTGACGACGCTCGATGCCGGAGACGAAGTCATCCTGCCAACGCCGACGTTCGGCGTCTATCGGGCGCGTGCCGAGTTGTTTGGTGGCACAGCGGTTGAAGTGCCGCGCGACGAGTCGTTCGACCTCAATGTCGACGCGATGCTTGCTGCGATCACCGAGCGCACGAAATTGATCGTAGTTACCAACCCGAACAACCCGACCGGCAACATGGCCACGACGCAGGACATCGTCCGGCTGCTGCACACTGGTGTGCTCGTCGTCGTTGACGAGGCCTACTACGAGTTCGCCGGCAAGACGGTCATGCCGCTCACTGGCGAGTTTGACAATCTCATTGTTCTGCGGACGTTCTCGAAGTGGGCTGGGCTGGCGGGCATGCGACTCGGGTATGCGGTGTTCCCGTTGGACGTTGCCAAGCAACTCTGGAAGGTCAAACCGCCGTTCAATGTCAATGTCGCGGCGCTTGTCGCCGCCGAAGCGTCGCTCGACGACGTTGACTATCTCTATTCAACGATCGAGCGCATTCGCTCCGAGCGAAGTCGGCTGCTCCGCCAATTGCGACGGCAGGACCTGCTGACACCGTATCCGAGCCAGGCCAACTTCCTGCTCTGTCACGTCGATCGCGGCGACGCGCACGACATTCACCTGCGCCTTGCAGATCGCGGAGTCATGGTTCGCGCCTATAGTGATCCGGTGTTGCGTGATTACCTGCGCATCTCAGTCGGCCGGCCCGAAGACACAACACGGTTGCTGACTGCGCTCCAGAATATAGGCGCGCATGTCTGA
- the cmk gene encoding (d)CMP kinase translates to MVRDDEHESHRFTIAIDGPAAAGKSTVGELVAQRLHAVYFDSGILYRALTLAALARGIDPDDERSLAELASHLDVLIRRPSVDDGRQSDIVLDGKDVTWDLRSAAVDRLVSSVSALPAVRAALLEPQRRIGLSGAVVMVGRDIGTVVLPEADLKVFMVASVKERARRRYEQLRGTAKEQKLAAIEADLLLRDQVDSTRDISPLRAADDAVTLDTDPLDIDEVVERIVALARERLSAEIAS, encoded by the coding sequence GTGGTCCGGGACGACGAACACGAAAGCCACCGGTTCACAATCGCAATCGACGGCCCGGCGGCCGCCGGGAAGAGCACGGTCGGTGAGCTCGTTGCCCAGCGCCTGCACGCCGTCTATTTCGACAGCGGCATTCTATATCGGGCGCTGACCCTCGCGGCACTTGCGCGTGGTATTGACCCGGATGACGAGCGGTCGCTGGCGGAATTGGCGAGCCATCTTGATGTGCTGATCCGCCGCCCGTCTGTTGACGACGGTCGGCAAAGCGACATCGTGCTGGACGGCAAAGACGTCACCTGGGATCTGCGATCCGCCGCAGTTGATCGCCTGGTCTCCAGCGTTTCGGCGCTTCCGGCGGTTCGGGCTGCACTGCTGGAGCCGCAGCGTCGAATCGGGCTTTCAGGGGCGGTTGTCATGGTCGGACGCGACATCGGCACGGTGGTTCTGCCGGAAGCCGATCTCAAGGTCTTCATGGTGGCGTCGGTCAAAGAGCGCGCCCGCCGTCGGTACGAGCAGCTTCGCGGCACCGCCAAAGAGCAGAAGCTGGCAGCAATTGAGGCCGATCTCCTTTTGCGCGATCAAGTCGACTCGACACGCGACATATCGCCATTGCGCGCGGCGGATGACGCAGTGACATTGGACACTGATCCCCTCGATATCGACGAAGTGGTTGAACGGATCGTGGCATTAGCCCGCGAACGGCTCAGCGCGGAGATCGCCTCGTGA
- the hisB gene encoding imidazoleglycerol-phosphate dehydratase HisB, which yields MSERRGRVTRQTAETRVALNLLLDGTGQSDVRTGVGALDHFLTLFARHGLFDLVVDADGDLAVDAHHTVEDVGICLGQAIRQALGDHQGIRRTADVAVPMDEALAHVAIDCGGRSYYVQNGKFSQPQIGQLETDLVRHFFDSLTREARINMHVVTLYGSNAHHEVEAVFKAFARALDAATRIDERLNGRVPSTKEHIEGATSSRT from the coding sequence ATGTCTGAGCGTCGTGGGCGGGTGACTCGCCAGACCGCCGAAACGCGAGTGGCGCTCAACCTGCTTCTTGATGGCACCGGGCAGAGCGATGTCCGGACCGGTGTCGGGGCGCTCGACCATTTCCTCACCCTGTTCGCGCGGCACGGTCTCTTCGATCTTGTTGTCGACGCCGACGGCGACCTTGCGGTCGATGCCCACCATACCGTCGAAGATGTCGGCATCTGTCTCGGGCAGGCAATCCGGCAGGCGCTCGGCGACCATCAAGGCATCCGCCGCACCGCGGACGTTGCCGTCCCGATGGACGAGGCGCTGGCGCACGTCGCAATCGACTGCGGCGGTCGCTCGTATTATGTCCAGAATGGGAAGTTCAGCCAGCCTCAGATCGGGCAGCTGGAGACCGACCTCGTCCGGCACTTCTTCGATTCTCTGACTCGTGAGGCGCGCATCAACATGCACGTCGTTACGCTCTACGGCAGCAATGCGCATCATGAAGTTGAGGCCGTGTTCAAGGCGTTTGCCCGCGCGCTGGACGCCGCAACGCGCATTGACGAGCGGCTCAATGGCCGCGTCCCGTCGACAAAAGAGCACATCGAAG
- a CDS encoding serine hydrolase — protein sequence MSLRRIIIPIVIALLIASTGVATARPNPASSGSPRSAALVGDVGLTAAGAIAVDLTTGIELYAVNADVSLPPASTAKIVTALVAIAILAPDQQVTIQASDLLDPTVYSTAGLIEGDVVSVHDLLFGVLLPSGGDAALAVARAAGLVLDPASADPVARFVDEMNAFAAAHGMTQSRFSNPVGMDDPANNYASARDLVRATEALLSDQLLLAIVGTPSFTMTADGPNARSWDIYSSNQLVTEDDVFGIKTGTEDAAGQCLITGFWRGDNRIVTVVLGSSDRYADTMQMMGAIDANYHWAALGIGTASAGATDALASEGLTFKVRRTTLMTREQFEAITWELEGETDASTPWVGIVEFSTGGRVIARLPVYSVSGAAGSLHHRRAA from the coding sequence TTGAGTCTGCGTCGCATCATCATTCCCATCGTCATCGCTTTGCTTATCGCGTCGACCGGCGTGGCGACGGCGCGCCCGAACCCAGCCAGTAGCGGTTCACCACGTAGCGCCGCATTGGTCGGCGATGTCGGCCTGACAGCCGCGGGCGCAATTGCCGTGGATCTGACGACCGGTATTGAGCTGTACGCCGTTAACGCGGATGTCAGCTTGCCACCCGCCAGTACGGCGAAGATCGTGACGGCGCTTGTTGCAATAGCGATTCTGGCTCCCGATCAGCAAGTGACAATCCAGGCGAGCGACCTGCTCGATCCAACCGTGTACTCAACCGCCGGGCTGATCGAAGGTGATGTCGTTTCGGTTCATGACCTGCTCTTCGGCGTCCTGCTGCCATCCGGTGGTGACGCGGCGCTGGCCGTCGCTCGGGCTGCCGGGCTCGTGCTGGATCCAGCATCAGCAGACCCGGTGGCACGATTCGTAGACGAGATGAATGCGTTCGCGGCTGCCCACGGCATGACGCAATCGCGCTTCTCCAATCCGGTCGGCATGGACGATCCGGCGAACAATTACGCGTCGGCGCGAGATCTGGTGCGAGCGACCGAAGCGCTGCTCAGTGATCAACTGCTGTTGGCAATAGTCGGCACTCCGAGCTTCACCATGACGGCAGACGGACCGAACGCACGGAGCTGGGATATCTACAGCTCGAATCAGCTCGTGACTGAAGACGACGTGTTCGGCATCAAGACCGGTACTGAAGATGCAGCCGGCCAATGCCTGATCACCGGGTTCTGGCGTGGTGATAACCGGATCGTCACTGTTGTGCTGGGCAGCAGTGACCGCTATGCCGACACGATGCAGATGATGGGTGCCATCGATGCCAACTATCACTGGGCAGCTCTGGGCATTGGCACAGCGTCGGCGGGTGCTACCGACGCACTGGCGTCCGAAGGACTGACGTTTAAGGTGCGTCGCACGACGCTGATGACTCGCGAACAGTTCGAAGCCATCACCTGGGAATTGGAAGGCGAGACGGACGCATCGACACCGTGGGTCGGAATCGTCGAGTTTTCGACTGGCGGAAGGGTTATTGCGCGGTTGCCCGTATACTCGGTAAGTGGTGCGGCAGGTAGCCTGCATCATCGCCGAGCGGCCTGA
- a CDS encoding pseudouridine synthase — MERLQRVIAAAGIASRRKAEVLIVEGRVRVDGQVVTELGTRVDAATQKIEVDGKIIPTQRHRYILLNKPRGYITTTSDERGRNTVMDLVQTSERIVPVGRLDRQTEGLLLLTNDGLVAHRVMHPSYMIDKEYEALLDGHPPPAALERLRRGIIVDGERTQPEMVRPIRNVEDGTVVRIIIHEGRNRIVRRMFEEVGYPVLQLVRTRIGPLQLGEMPRGYFRDLREGELIQLREALHITDEDIEEQKQAANRPRPRPTAGPSRPTGPSQRTPVARRPRPSGDQRGSSGGRPPQRPQRFVDQQGGDQRPARRDDRSTERRPPRRDDDQRTNPRFARQDRDSGGRSNQRRDERNPRGPRDGQRRDQQGPRDNRRRDQRTQDERGTRGKQDPQQRNSRDSAGDRRGIGGPGRRTRKPPVHNRNRRPGGRREEHGR, encoded by the coding sequence ATGGAACGACTGCAGCGTGTCATTGCAGCTGCCGGTATTGCATCGAGGCGAAAAGCCGAGGTGCTCATCGTCGAGGGTCGTGTTCGCGTCGATGGGCAGGTCGTGACCGAGCTCGGCACACGAGTGGATGCGGCGACGCAGAAAATTGAGGTCGACGGGAAGATCATCCCAACCCAGCGGCATCGCTATATCTTGCTGAACAAGCCACGCGGCTACATCACGACCACCTCCGACGAGCGTGGCCGAAACACGGTCATGGACCTCGTTCAGACGAGCGAGCGCATCGTGCCGGTTGGTCGGCTGGATCGTCAGACCGAAGGGCTTCTGCTGCTCACGAATGATGGGCTGGTCGCCCATCGCGTCATGCATCCCAGCTACATGATCGACAAAGAGTACGAGGCTCTGCTGGACGGACATCCACCGCCTGCAGCGCTGGAGCGGTTGCGACGCGGCATCATCGTTGACGGAGAGCGCACCCAACCGGAGATGGTGCGACCAATCCGCAACGTCGAAGATGGCACCGTCGTGCGCATCATCATTCATGAGGGCCGCAACCGGATCGTGCGCCGCATGTTTGAGGAGGTCGGCTATCCGGTGCTGCAGCTTGTTCGCACGCGCATCGGCCCGTTGCAGCTCGGCGAAATGCCGCGCGGCTATTTCCGCGACTTGCGCGAAGGCGAGTTGATCCAGCTTCGCGAGGCGCTGCACATCACCGACGAAGACATTGAAGAGCAAAAGCAGGCAGCCAATCGACCGCGCCCACGCCCGACTGCGGGTCCAAGTCGACCCACGGGACCATCACAGCGGACTCCAGTTGCGCGGAGACCGCGTCCGAGTGGAGATCAGCGCGGTTCATCTGGTGGTCGACCGCCGCAGCGTCCGCAACGCTTCGTCGATCAGCAAGGGGGCGACCAGCGGCCCGCACGTCGTGATGACCGCTCGACCGAGCGGCGACCGCCACGGCGAGACGATGATCAGCGCACGAATCCGCGCTTTGCCAGGCAGGATCGCGATAGCGGCGGGCGTAGTAATCAACGTCGCGATGAGCGTAACCCTCGCGGCCCACGAGATGGGCAGCGGCGTGATCAGCAGGGACCACGTGACAACAGACGACGCGATCAACGGACGCAGGATGAACGCGGAACCCGCGGCAAGCAGGATCCGCAGCAGCGAAATTCGAGAGATTCGGCGGGCGATCGAAGGGGGATAGGTGGTCCGGGACGACGAACACGAAAGCCACCGGTTCACAATCGCAATCGACGGCCCGGCGGCCGCCGGGAAGAGCACGGTCGGTGA